From Bifidobacterium sp. ESL0790, one genomic window encodes:
- a CDS encoding hemolysin family protein: MDTLTVTTMAILVVIAALLVWLSLIMASSESAVSRVTRASLNNRILEVQTNEELGHLAQVKQIGKIHKVQRLIVDRYATSGSCAFFRITCNVFDGVLVAIIAMLVGAPFWAVLVSGIVFALIVAVVSVLLRPRSTGASKPLDVMLRYAGVVSLAARLTPFAKNGEDKAQRRREEQKELSDDEELEKIQREQGRATIDRLVEADDFDPEVAEMLRNVLTLSDTLTREIMVPRTDMICVENGETLERFLQLCSRSGFSRIPVIGEDVDDLKGIAYLKDAVRVTAFNPEARTRTMESICRDPMLVPESKPVDDLFHEMQRTRQHVAVVVDEYGGIAGLVTIEDTLEQIVGELEDEHDRIQHTDPKKIGEHTWQMPARTPIADLEEIFEVDIDEDDVDTVYGLLTKLLGRVPLVGMSAVTRGLKLTAVDSAGRRKKVSMIVVEPVSLKHDEDNTKTTTDDNAMKDAKETNTHD, encoded by the coding sequence ATGGACACTTTGACGGTGACCACCATGGCCATTCTGGTCGTGATCGCCGCGCTGCTCGTATGGCTCTCGCTGATCATGGCATCCAGCGAGTCCGCCGTCTCGAGGGTGACCCGCGCCAGCCTCAACAACCGCATCCTCGAGGTGCAGACCAACGAGGAGCTCGGCCATCTCGCCCAGGTCAAGCAGATCGGCAAGATCCACAAGGTCCAGCGCCTCATCGTCGACCGTTACGCCACATCAGGCTCCTGCGCCTTCTTCAGGATCACCTGCAACGTCTTCGACGGCGTGCTCGTGGCCATCATCGCCATGCTGGTCGGTGCACCGTTCTGGGCCGTGCTGGTCTCCGGCATCGTCTTCGCGCTGATCGTTGCGGTGGTTTCCGTGCTACTCCGTCCCCGCTCGACGGGAGCCTCGAAGCCGCTGGACGTCATGCTGCGCTATGCCGGCGTCGTCTCGTTGGCCGCGCGTCTCACCCCGTTCGCCAAGAACGGCGAGGACAAGGCCCAGCGCCGTCGCGAGGAGCAGAAGGAGCTCTCCGACGACGAGGAGCTTGAGAAGATACAGCGCGAGCAGGGGCGCGCCACCATCGATCGCCTGGTGGAGGCTGATGATTTCGACCCCGAGGTCGCCGAGATGCTGCGCAATGTGCTCACGCTCTCCGACACGCTCACCCGCGAGATCATGGTGCCGCGCACCGATATGATCTGCGTGGAGAACGGCGAGACCCTGGAACGGTTCCTGCAACTGTGCTCGCGTTCCGGCTTCTCGCGTATCCCGGTGATCGGCGAGGATGTGGATGACCTCAAGGGCATCGCCTATCTCAAGGACGCCGTGCGTGTCACCGCCTTCAACCCGGAGGCGCGAACCCGCACCATGGAGAGTATCTGCCGCGACCCTATGCTCGTGCCCGAATCCAAACCCGTCGACGATCTCTTCCACGAGATGCAGCGCACCCGCCAGCATGTGGCGGTGGTGGTCGACGAATACGGCGGCATCGCCGGCCTGGTGACCATCGAGGACACCTTGGAGCAGATCGTCGGCGAGCTGGAGGACGAGCACGACCGCATCCAGCACACCGACCCGAAGAAGATCGGTGAGCACACCTGGCAGATGCCCGCGCGCACGCCCATCGCCGACCTGGAGGAGATCTTCGAGGTCGACATCGACGAGGACGACGTCGACACCGTCTACGGCCTGCTGACCAAACTGCTCGGCCGCGTGCCGCTGGTCGGCATGAGCGCCGTCACCCGAGGCCTCAAGCTCACCGCCGTCGATTCGGCAGGACGGCGCAAGAAGGTCTCGATGATCGTGGTCGAGCCGGTATCGCTCAAACACGACGAAGACAATACCAAAACCACGACCGATGACAACGCCATGAAGGACGCAAAGGAAACCAACACGCATGACTGA
- the era gene encoding GTPase Era translates to MTEPTDTTKTTTTPSSATKTDIKSAQPYRSGFVAVVGRPNVGKSTLINALVGTQIAIASSRPETTRKAIRGIVTTDHAQLVLVDTPGIHRPRTLLGQRLNDIVDESLSDVDEIAFLLPADQEIGPGDKRILSRLRGEFARKDEKTGKFVWKVPLIAIVTKIDELNRQQLMAKLMEINQFADFTELVPVSALEHDNVAEVKRVLIDNMPEGPQMYPDDQVTEERPEDTIAELVRGAFLEELDDELPHSLAVVVDSIERPGESDNPATEDGKAHVMVSIYVERDSQKPIIIGHRAEHLVQVKKRLRTAVNRIVGQKSKLDLHVKVAKGWQSDPKQLERLGF, encoded by the coding sequence ATGACTGAACCCACTGACACGACCAAGACCACGACCACACCGTCCAGCGCGACGAAGACGGACATCAAGTCCGCACAACCATATCGTTCCGGTTTCGTCGCCGTGGTCGGCCGCCCGAACGTCGGCAAATCCACGCTGATCAACGCCTTGGTCGGCACCCAGATCGCCATCGCCTCCTCGCGCCCGGAGACCACGCGTAAGGCCATCCGCGGCATCGTCACCACCGACCACGCGCAGCTGGTGCTGGTCGACACCCCCGGCATCCACCGCCCACGCACCCTGCTGGGCCAGCGCCTGAACGATATCGTCGACGAGTCGCTCAGCGACGTGGACGAGATCGCGTTCCTGCTGCCCGCCGACCAGGAGATCGGACCGGGCGACAAGCGCATCCTGAGCCGTCTGCGCGGCGAGTTTGCGCGGAAGGACGAGAAGACCGGCAAGTTCGTCTGGAAGGTGCCGCTGATCGCCATCGTCACCAAGATCGACGAGCTCAACCGCCAGCAGCTCATGGCCAAGCTCATGGAGATCAACCAGTTCGCCGACTTCACCGAACTGGTGCCGGTCAGCGCTTTGGAGCACGACAACGTGGCCGAGGTCAAGCGCGTGCTCATCGACAACATGCCCGAAGGCCCGCAGATGTACCCCGACGACCAGGTCACCGAGGAACGGCCCGAGGACACCATCGCCGAGCTGGTGCGCGGCGCGTTCCTCGAGGAGCTGGACGACGAGCTGCCCCATTCGCTGGCCGTGGTCGTCGATTCCATCGAACGGCCGGGGGAGTCCGACAACCCCGCCACCGAGGACGGTAAGGCCCACGTCATGGTCTCCATATACGTGGAGCGCGACTCCCAGAAGCCCATCATCATCGGCCACCGCGCCGAGCACCTGGTGCAGGTCAAGAAGCGGCTGCGCACCGCGGTCAACCGCATCGTCGGCCAGAAGTCCAAGCTCGATCTGCACGTCAAGGTCGCCAAAGGCTGGCAGTCCGACCCCAAGCAGCTGGAGCGCCTAGGCTTCTGA
- a CDS encoding long-chain fatty acid--CoA ligase encodes MSVMNSLKEQTLKLSQKAFHLGSDFVHPVNSEGPESPDFNDDRHLASIKPVDISSLPKSHEWGPGYPTTLYVDKETGLLTVSTAGNAPIDDDMSIYDLYAERCERMGDDPLYTFKVGNTWVTKTANEFLADVREVAKGLMHYGIDKGDGVSFMSHTSYEWDVVDAAVMAVGGVLATIYDTDSAEQIRNIVNNSDSRLLIVESLDMREKADGAVEDCPTLEKIYTLESGALDELKAYGKSIDDKTLDERIDSIKKTDLCSIVYTSGSTAAPKGVEMTHEHYCTTALNLRDYMPKLLKQKGKSVLLFLPQAHTFARAVNYIVVASDLRIYIAGGIKTLIGDLQVAKPIVTILVPRVLEKVYNAASQKAGHGAKGVAFAAAVVAAQEYEREISETGKASFATRARRAAFDPVVYKSLRQVLGGQAEWFVAGGAPLDPELLAFFRGADVPAYEGYGLTETTAPCAFNPKGTPFHEGSVGVPYPGFTIRLAEDGEIQVKGTCVFHRYHKNAEATELAFTSDGWYATGDLGRISDDGFLYITGRKKDLIITAGGKNVAPGPIEEIIQRCSFVSQALVLGDKRPFISALITLDEESLRSWLDAAGLDPQMPMEEACENAVVRAEVQKAVDKANEGVSRAESVRKFILLPEEFTQENGLLTASMKVKRPAVIKRYEKLLNTQMYTKKKK; translated from the coding sequence GTGTCCGTCATGAACTCGTTGAAAGAGCAAACGCTCAAGCTGAGCCAGAAGGCCTTCCATCTCGGAAGCGACTTCGTCCATCCCGTCAACAGCGAGGGCCCCGAGTCCCCCGATTTCAACGATGACAGGCATTTGGCCTCGATCAAGCCGGTCGATATCTCGTCGCTGCCGAAAAGCCACGAGTGGGGCCCCGGCTACCCGACCACGCTCTACGTCGACAAGGAGACCGGCCTGCTCACCGTCTCCACCGCCGGCAACGCGCCCATCGACGACGACATGTCCATCTACGACCTCTACGCCGAACGCTGCGAGCGTATGGGCGATGACCCGCTCTACACCTTCAAGGTTGGCAACACCTGGGTCACCAAAACCGCCAACGAGTTCCTCGCCGACGTGCGCGAGGTGGCCAAGGGCCTGATGCATTATGGCATCGACAAGGGTGACGGCGTCTCCTTCATGAGCCACACCTCCTACGAATGGGACGTGGTGGACGCGGCCGTGATGGCCGTGGGCGGCGTGCTCGCCACCATCTACGACACCGATTCCGCCGAGCAGATCCGCAACATCGTCAACAACTCCGACTCCCGCCTGCTCATCGTCGAATCACTCGACATGCGTGAGAAGGCCGACGGCGCCGTGGAGGACTGCCCCACCCTCGAGAAGATCTACACGCTGGAATCCGGCGCGCTCGACGAGCTCAAAGCCTACGGCAAATCGATCGACGACAAGACGCTCGACGAGCGCATCGACTCGATCAAGAAGACCGACCTGTGCTCCATCGTCTACACCTCCGGCTCCACCGCCGCGCCCAAGGGCGTGGAGATGACGCACGAGCACTACTGCACCACCGCGCTGAACCTGCGCGACTACATGCCCAAGCTTTTGAAGCAGAAGGGCAAGTCCGTGCTGCTCTTCCTGCCCCAGGCCCACACCTTCGCGCGCGCCGTCAACTACATCGTCGTCGCCAGCGACCTGCGCATCTACATCGCCGGCGGCATCAAGACGCTGATCGGCGACCTGCAGGTGGCCAAGCCCATCGTCACCATCCTCGTGCCCCGCGTGCTCGAGAAGGTCTACAACGCCGCCTCGCAGAAGGCCGGGCATGGTGCCAAGGGCGTCGCGTTCGCCGCCGCCGTGGTGGCTGCCCAGGAATATGAGCGCGAGATCAGCGAGACCGGCAAGGCCAGCTTCGCCACACGCGCCCGCCGAGCCGCCTTCGACCCGGTGGTCTACAAGTCGCTGCGCCAGGTGCTCGGCGGCCAGGCCGAATGGTTCGTCGCCGGCGGCGCCCCGCTCGACCCGGAGCTGCTCGCCTTCTTCCGTGGTGCCGACGTGCCGGCCTACGAGGGCTACGGCCTCACCGAGACCACCGCCCCCTGCGCCTTCAATCCCAAAGGCACCCCGTTCCACGAGGGCTCCGTCGGCGTGCCGTACCCGGGCTTCACGATTCGCTTGGCCGAGGACGGCGAGATTCAAGTCAAGGGTACTTGCGTCTTCCATCGTTATCACAAGAACGCCGAGGCCACCGAGCTCGCCTTCACGTCCGACGGCTGGTACGCCACGGGCGACCTTGGCCGCATCAGCGACGACGGCTTCCTCTACATCACCGGCCGCAAGAAGGACCTCATCATCACCGCCGGCGGCAAGAACGTGGCCCCCGGCCCGATCGAGGAGATCATCCAGCGCTGCTCCTTCGTCTCGCAGGCCCTGGTGCTCGGCGACAAGCGTCCGTTCATCTCCGCGCTCATCACGTTGGACGAGGAGTCCCTGCGCTCGTGGCTCGACGCCGCTGGCCTCGACCCGCAGATGCCCATGGAGGAGGCCTGCGAGAACGCCGTGGTGCGCGCCGAGGTGCAGAAGGCCGTCGACAAGGCCAACGAGGGCGTCTCCCGCGCCGAATCCGTGCGCAAGTTCATCCTGCTGCCCGAGGAGTTCACCCAGGAGAACGGCCTCTTGACCGCCTCCATGAAAGTCAAGCGCCCCGCGGTCATCAAGCGCTATGAGAAGCTGCTCAACACGCAGATGTACACCAAGAAAAAGAAGTAA